The genomic DNA TTCTGCCAGCCCCGCGCTGCCGCCCGACGAAAAGGTCTCCGCCTGGAGCCTGATCAAGCCTTACTGGGTATCCGAGGAACGAGGCATCGCGTGGACGCTGCTCGTCGCGATCATCGTGATGAACCTGCTCGTCGTCTGGATCAACGTACGCCTGAATCGCTGGAGCGCGGATTTCTACAACGCGCTGCAGGCGAAGAACGTCCACGACTTCCCGCACCTGCTGATGATTTTCACCGGGCTCGCGTTCGGTTTCATCATCCTCGCGGTGTATGGGCGATATCTCCGTCAGATGCTCGGCTTCCGCTGGCGTCAGTGGTTGACCACGCGCTACCTGAACGACTGGCTCAACGACAGCGCGTTTTACCGCATCGAGCGAGACCGCCTCGCCGACAACCCCGACCAGCGGATCAGCGACGACCTGCAGTCGTTCGCGACCACCACGCTGTCGCTGACGCTCGATCTGCTGTCCACCGTGGTCACGCTCGTGTCGTTCATCACGATCCTGTGGTCGCTCGCGGGCGCGCTGAGCATTTCGCTCGGCGGCATGCCGCTGCACATCCCCGGCTACATGGTGTGGGCTGCAGCGCTGTATGCGGTGGTTGGCTCGCTCGTCACGCAGAAGGTCGGTCATCCGCTCGTGTCGATCAACTATCAGGCGCAGAAGGTCGAGGCGGATTTCCGTTTCGGCCTGATCCGGCTGCGTGAGAACGCCGAGCAGATCGCGTTCTACAACGGCATGGACACCGAGAAGACGAACGCGCGCACGCTGTTCGGCCGCATCCGCGACAACTGGTGGCAAGTGATGAAGTACACGAAGCGCCTGACCTTCGTGCTGAGCTTCTACGGCCAGATCGCGATCATTTTCCCGATCGTCGTCGCCGCACCGCGCTACTTCGCGGGCGCGTTCACGTTCGGTGTGCTGATGCAGATTTCGAGCGCATTCGGCACCGTCAGCGATTCGTTCTCATGGTTCATCAATAGTTATACGAGCCTCGTCGAATGGCGCGCGACCGTGAACCGGTTGCGTGAATTCAAGCGCGTCGTGCATTCGCCGCGTCTGAAGGAATCGGTGTCGCCGGCCACCGAACATGGTGGCATCAACCTGCACTTCGTCGACTCGAACACGCTCACGACCGATAGCCTCAAGCTCGCGCTGCCGAACGGCAATCCGCTGTCGCGCATCCGCGATATCGCGATCCGGCCGGGCTCGCGCTGGCTCGTGCGCGGTCCGTCGGGCGCCGGCAAGAGCACGCTGATGCGCGCGCTCGCGGGCCTGTGGCCGTTTGGCGATGGCTCGATCGACGCGCCGGTCAACGCGCGCATGATGTTCATCCCGCAGGTCAGCTACATGCCGATCGGCACACTGAAGGCGGCGCTCGCGTACCCGTCGGCGGCAGACACCTATAGCGACGACGAATGCCGCGACGCGCTCGTCATCTGCCATCTGTCGGAATACGCGGATCGTCTGCGGGAATCGGCGCACTGGACCCGCGTGCTGTCGCCGGGCGAGCAGCAGCGTTTCGCCGCCGCACGCGTGCTGCTGCACAAGCCCGACTACCTGTTCCTCGACGAAGCGACCAGCGCGCTCGATGCGGAAAACGAGGCGCGGCTCTATCGCCTGTTCACGGAGCGGCTGCCCAAGGCGGCGATCGTCAGCGTAGCGCATCGCGAATCTCTCGCGGCGTTCCATGACGAAACGCTGGACGTCGAGCGCTCGGCCGAAGCGGTAGCGGCATAAGCGACGCGAGCGGCGCCGACGCGACGCCGCTCGGTTGAGCATCTGCAGTGCGCCGACAACCACTCGGCGCAACATCCGGAAAGACACGAGAAGAGTTTGAAAGCATTTGCGAAGCGGGCAAGCTGTTCCGCGCTTTGAAAAAGCCTGCGGGCAGCGACGATAGTCGTACGGGCCGCGCCATGCGCCGGCCTTCGTTGATGTCAGTCACGTCTTTCATCGCAACCGCTCTTCGGACTCCTCGCCCATGTCATTCGCTCGCCGTTTTTTACCTTCGCTCCCGTCTTCGCTCCCGCGCATCGCGCTCGCCTGCGGCGCGGCGCTGCTGCTCACGAACGCCGTCGATGCCGCGCAAACGGCCGAGACCAACCAGCCCGCCGACATCTGCGCCGCGCTCACCCACATCGTCGATGCAAGCGATTTCCGGCAACTGCCGGGTGAGACTGCCGCGCAACTGCCGGGCGTCTCCCAGGCCGACGATTGCCGCGTCAGCCCGCACGCGTACGACTGCCACTGGCGCGCGCACTGGCAAGCCGACGGCGTCGTCAACGATCCGCTCGAAGAACTCGGCGCCGACATCGCCGCCTGCTTTCCGCGCGTCGTGCACGACGTCAACACACCGGTGCGCCAGCATTTCATCGTGACCACCGACGCGCGGCGCGTGAACGTCACCGCAAGCGTGCAAGGTCAGAACGAATTGCGACTGCGCGTCACGCGCTGAGCGCGCGGCCGTCGTTGCTGTTGATGACCCATCGTTCTTTGTGACCGCCATCGGGCCCTGCCTCATGACCTCGTCGCCGACCGTTCGTGTGTCCGCTGATTCGCGGGCTTTTCGGGCCTCGGATGCTTCGTGCGTTGCCCATACCTCACAGTCCACGAGCGTCGCGGGCAGCGCGCCGGCGGCAACCAGGCGATCGCGCCTCGGCCCGATCGCCGCACTGATATCGCGGCGTCGTTGCGCGCGCGCCGCCCTCGTCACGCTCGCCGCAACGCTGACGCTCGCGCTCGACGGCTGCGCATGGACGCTGATCCAGGCCGCCGACGCCACCGGCTCGGTGATCCAGGCGGGCTACGCGATCGCGTCGAACTACTCGTCGCCGACCTTCGTGAACGGCCGGCCCGCGAATGTGCAGCAGGTATGCATCGAGGTGAACCCGACGGTGTCGGTCGGCGATTTCGTGCCGGCGTTGCAGCTGGCGCTCGACCGGCGCGGCATTCGTTCGGACGTCTACAATCCGGGCACCTCGCCCGCCGGCTGCGAGGCACGGCTCGTCTACAACGCCGCGATCGACTACGGTCGCCGCTCGTTCAGCGACGAAACGATCCAGTACCTGTCGATCATCGATCTGACGCTGATCCAGAGCGGCCGCATTCTCGTTACCGCGCGCTATCAGACCGGCGGCCTGAACACCGACCGCTTCTCATCGGCCGCGGTAAAGCTCGGCGGCCTGATCGAGCGGATGGTCGTCGATCGGACCGATTTTGCGCGGCATCCGCCGCAGACGCTGCAAACCTCACAGGCCTTCCCGCCGACCAACTGAGTACCCGCAGCCTGGGTTTTGCTTGCGCTGCCTTACACGGGAAAGGATTGGAAAGCGGCATGCGCTTTGCGCGGCCCGCGCGCATCATTAAGATGACCTGAATGAACCAGACCATCCTCATCGTCGATGACGATCCCGTCGTACGCGACCTCGTCAGCGGATATCTGCACGGGCGCGGCTTCAAGGTCGCCACGCTCGACAATGGCTTGGCGTTGCAGCGCAGATTGCAGCAGGAGCGTCCTGCGCTCGTCGTGCTCGACATCATGATGCCGGAGCTTGACGGCATCAGCGCGCTGCGCGCCTTGCGTGTTGCCGGCGACGACATTCCTGTCATCCTGCTGACCGCGCGCGCCGATACGATCGATCGCGTGATCGGCCTCGAACTCGGCGCCGATGATTATCTCGGCAAGCCGTTCGAACCGAGCGAACTCGTCGCGCGGATTCGCACCGTGCTGCGCCGTCGCGGCTCGATTGCGCCGGGCGCGCCCGAGCAGCGCGCGCCCTATCATTTCGGCCGCTTCGAAGTGAACTTCCCCGCGCGCGAGCTGCGCCGCGACGGCGAGCGCATCACGTTGCGTTCAAGCGAATTCGCGATGCTGAAGATATTCGTCACGCACGCGATGACCGTGCTCACACGCGCGCAGCTGCTCGAAAAGCTGCACGGCAATAGCGAAGCGCACCGCAATCGCAGCCTCGACGTGTCGATCTGGCGTTTGCGCCGGCTGATCGAAGTGGACCCGTCGGAACCGCGTTACGTGCAGACGGTGTGGGGACGCGGTTATGTGTTCGTGCCGGACGGCGAGATCGGCGCGGCCGAGCGCGGGCTTGCGCCGTCGCTCGGCTAGCGGCGCGGATCGACCGAGGCCAGTCGACGCAACCTACGCGTCGCACATGACGCGCAGCGCGCCGTTGTGCGCACCGCGCTGGCGCAACCGACGGTCAAAACGTCAGCACGCTCAGAAACATCCTCTGCAGCCAGCCCATCGTCGTCGCATCGTTCACCATGCCGATGCCCGCCTGTTCGATGCGCGCGTTCGCGACCTTGCTCGATGAGACGTAGTTGCCTGCTTCGATATCCTTAGGATTGACGATACCCGACAGCCGCAGACGGTCGCGGTTACCGCTCATCGAGATCACCTTCTCGCCCGACACCACGAGATTGCCGCCCGACACCGTGCCGATCACGGTCACGGCGAGCGTGCCGGTCATGTCGCTGTTGTCGCTCAGATTGCCCTGCCCCTTGTAGTCGGTGCTGGCCGTGCCGATGTTGAACAGTTTCGCGAGCCGCGCGGCGGCACTGGTCGACTGGTCCGCGGCGGTCGCGGTGATGCTGCTCGCGCGGCTCGCCGATGCATTCGCGCTGTTGTTGCCGCTGTACGATTCCGACAACCGGATCGTCAGCACGTCGCCGATATGCTGTGCGCGCGGCGTCTCATACAGCAACAGCGGCGCGCCGGCCTGATAGATCGCGCCTTGCGTGTTGACGTTCAACGGCGCGGACACGAGCGGCGGCGCCATCGGCGTTTCGACGATCGACTTGGTCTGCGTGCTCGAACAGGCCGCGAGACAACTCGCGGCGCCGAGCGCGAGGGTGAAACGTAGCGCAGTCATGCGGGCTCCGTGGCGAGAAAGTTGAAATGGAGTTGAAGCGCGGCGGCGCTTGCCAGACACCACCTGGTTTCGCCGTTGGGATTGCACAGATAGCGAGACATGCCAATCAATCGTCAACCCGCGTCGGCGCCGCTCGCCTGCCATTGCCGCACGACCGCTTTCATCCAGGCATCCGAGCCCTTCAGCAGATACGTGAGCGTGCCGTTGCGGGTACCCGGCAAAAAGCACAGCGTGATCGAACTCACCGCGTTCTCCCAGACGTACATCGGCATCGCGCCCGGCGCGGCGGCGTTGCGTGTCGCGAGACGCGGCGGCCCGTAACGGTCCTCGAGCATGTCGCGCAGATCCTCGGCGGTCAGCTCGTCGATCACGAACGACATCTCATAGAGACGCAACGCGCCCTGCCCGTCGATGCGCGTGAAGCGCAACACATGATCGAGCGCCGGAGTGCCATCGACCACCGCCTGCGACACTGCCCAGCGCTCGTCATCGCGATGCGCCCAGCGGCACGCGACGCTCAGGCTATCGTGCGACTTCAGCCGCATGCCGAGCGTACCGGCCTGCACGTCCGTCTCACAGATCGGCACGCTGCCGACCGGCGTCGCGCGCACCGTCGCGCCCGCGCGGAATTCATCGATCGTGATGCCGAGCGCGATGCCGCGAAAGGAAAACGGCGCGTCCGGCGCGTGCCGGCGCGTGTCGGTGACAACGCTATTCGATGCCACGCCGGCCGCCGTCGCATTGCGCGCGATGGGCTGGGCGTGCGCGGCGCCCGACAGCACACTGCCGAGCAGCATCAATGCACATACCGTCCGGGTGAGCGTCATGATTCAATCGATCGCGGAAGCGCACATGTCGAAAGGCGTCGCCGCCGCATGGCCGACGACCGGCAAAACTTTCAGGGTCGCCGCTGTGACCCGGCACGGCAGCGCCGCGGCGCCGCAGCCACCGAGCGACAACAGCAGCGCGCCGAAAACGAGCCACGCCACGGCGCGCCGCGCATGCTCAGGAGTTCTTGATAACGGCACGCGGACCTCGTCGGCTCACGCCGTGGTGTTGACCAGATGGCCGACGAGTCCCGTCCCCGCCGCTGGCTGCGTCGGTTGCGCGAGCGCGGCGCTCTGCAGCGATTTCACCGCGGCGCCGAAGGAGCCTGAACTGGAGGCCTTCTCCGTGGCCGGCGTATTCGCCAGCGTGGAGACAGGCGTGGAACTGAGCGTATTGCGGATCGTCATGATGGGCCTCGCGAAGGCGCGCTTTGCGCACCGGAATCGGTTGAACGCTACGCGCCGTCGCCCGAGGCTGCGGGCCTCATTCGGCGTGCGGCGCGACGTGCTGCGGGTTGAATCATCGCGCCGCGCAATTGCCGACGATGGGCGAAGCAAAGCACGCTTTCGCGCAGTTGTTACGAATCGTTCCGCGCGCTTGCAAGTGCTTTCCTGCGCTTGCCAACTATTGCCATCGCGTGCCGGTTGTTGCAGATAGCGAGGCCAGGCAGTGCTAAAGTAAGCGCTAAACTTTCGTCGATCTGCCCCCCGACGCGAGCCCGCCAGCGGCGCACGGCACACAGTAAGCGTTGGTAAGGAAATGCCCGGTCGCGCGTCGGGCGCGCCAGTCTAGAATTTCGCCATGAATCCACAGGTCCTCATCGTCGACGACGATCCGGTCGTACGCGATCTGCTTTGCAAGTTTCTGCAGTCGAACGGCTTCGATGCGTCCGTGCTGCACGACGGCACCCATTTGCAGCGTCGCCTCGAGCGCGAACGGCCGTCGGTCGTCGTGCTCGACATCATGATGCCGAACACCGACGGCCTGCGCGCGCTCACTGCGTTGCGCGCCGCCGGCGACGACATCCCGGTGATCTTCGTGACCGCGCGCGGCACGGTGGCTGACCGCATCGTCGGTCTGTCGCTCGGCGCGGACGACTACCTGACCAAGCCGTTCGATCCACGCGAGCTGCTCGTGCGCATCCAGACCGTGCTGCGCCGGCGCGGGCCGTCCACCACAAGCGCGCCCGAAGCACGCAAGCGCTATCGCTTCGGTCCGTTCGAACTCGACTTCGCCACGCGCTCGCTGACCCGCGACGACGCCAAGCTGCCGCTACGCGACAGCGAATTCGCGCTGCTGAAGATCTTCGTCAACAACCCGTACAAGGTGCTGTCGCGCGTGCTGATTCACGATCTCGTGCATCGCGACAACCTCGCATTCCGCGACCGTAGCCTCGACGTGCCAATCTGGCGCCTGCGCCGCGTGATCGAGGACGACCCGTCCAATCCGTGCTACGTGCAAACGGTGCGCGGCAAAGGCTACGTGTTCGTACCCGACGCCAGCGGCACGGCCTTCGAGGAAGAGGCCGCCCCGAGCGCATGAAAAATCCGCTGAACACGCTATTCGGCAGAATGGCGTTGCTGTCGGCGGCGGTGCTGTTCGCGATTCAGGCGAGCTGGTTCGTGCTGGTGACGATGCAGCCGCCGCGCCATGAAGCCGACGGCTTCGCGCGCGGCATTCTGCTCGTGCTGCAAGCGATCAACGGTGAGCCGTTCAAGGGCGCCGCGATCCCGCCCGCGATGCGCGTGCATCTGGTGCCCACCTGGAACATGCCGACCAGCGTGCATCTGCGCGAGCCGCAGGAGCGGATGGTGGTCGAGCTGAGCCGGCATCTGCGCGAGAACCTGCCGGCCGGCACGCAGATCGCCGTCGACGATCTGCATCCGCCGCAGCTGTGGGTGCTGTTTCCGGGCAGATCGAACTGGGTCGTCGTGCCGGTCGACGTACCGCCGACGCCGCGCTTCCTGACCGAATCGGTCTCGATGCTGGTCGCCGGGCTGATCCTGTCGTTGTTCGCGGTGTGGCAGATGCAACGACCGCTGTCGCGTGTCGCCGACGCCTCGCGCGCGTTCGGCGCGGGCGGCCGGCCCGAGCCCGTGCCGGTGCAGGGCCCGCGCGAGCTGCGCGATCTGATCGGCTCGTTCAACGACATGATGCGGCGCCTGAACGAAGCCGGCGACGACCAGGCGGTGATGCTTGCCGGTGTCGCGCACGATCTGAAGGCACCGCTCACGCGCCTGAAACTGCGTGCAAGCGTGCTGGTCGACGAAAACGAGCGCGCAGGCCTGATCCGCGACGTCGACTCCCTGACCAACATCGTCCAGCA from Paraburkholderia sp. HP33-1 includes the following:
- a CDS encoding ATP-binding protein, producing the protein MKNPLNTLFGRMALLSAAVLFAIQASWFVLVTMQPPRHEADGFARGILLVLQAINGEPFKGAAIPPAMRVHLVPTWNMPTSVHLREPQERMVVELSRHLRENLPAGTQIAVDDLHPPQLWVLFPGRSNWVVVPVDVPPTPRFLTESVSMLVAGLILSLFAVWQMQRPLSRVADASRAFGAGGRPEPVPVQGPRELRDLIGSFNDMMRRLNEAGDDQAVMLAGVAHDLKAPLTRLKLRASVLVDENERAGLIRDVDSLTNIVQQFLEFAGQSADAGPPVEVDEFLREQFFSGDDAQAAEVAEFPEAAEAAETPLFALDLSAGPSFTLPRTLLDRLVTNLVDNALEHGMPPVEISTARNDGHWTISVRDHGPGIPDDRIAAAMKPFVRLDAARGGEGHCGLGLAIVARLAQHRGGRCLVRNHTGGGLEVRIELPADPALS
- a CDS encoding flagellar basal body L-ring protein FlgH: MTALRFTLALGAASCLAACSSTQTKSIVETPMAPPLVSAPLNVNTQGAIYQAGAPLLLYETPRAQHIGDVLTIRLSESYSGNNSANASASRASSITATAADQSTSAAARLAKLFNIGTASTDYKGQGNLSDNSDMTGTLAVTVIGTVSGGNLVVSGEKVISMSGNRDRLRLSGIVNPKDIEAGNYVSSSKVANARIEQAGIGMVNDATTMGWLQRMFLSVLTF
- a CDS encoding ABC transporter ATP-binding protein/permease, with product MTPHTSASPALPPDEKVSAWSLIKPYWVSEERGIAWTLLVAIIVMNLLVVWINVRLNRWSADFYNALQAKNVHDFPHLLMIFTGLAFGFIILAVYGRYLRQMLGFRWRQWLTTRYLNDWLNDSAFYRIERDRLADNPDQRISDDLQSFATTTLSLTLDLLSTVVTLVSFITILWSLAGALSISLGGMPLHIPGYMVWAAALYAVVGSLVTQKVGHPLVSINYQAQKVEADFRFGLIRLRENAEQIAFYNGMDTEKTNARTLFGRIRDNWWQVMKYTKRLTFVLSFYGQIAIIFPIVVAAPRYFAGAFTFGVLMQISSAFGTVSDSFSWFINSYTSLVEWRATVNRLREFKRVVHSPRLKESVSPATEHGGINLHFVDSNTLTTDSLKLALPNGNPLSRIRDIAIRPGSRWLVRGPSGAGKSTLMRALAGLWPFGDGSIDAPVNARMMFIPQVSYMPIGTLKAALAYPSAADTYSDDECRDALVICHLSEYADRLRESAHWTRVLSPGEQQRFAAARVLLHKPDYLFLDEATSALDAENEARLYRLFTERLPKAAIVSVAHRESLAAFHDETLDVERSAEAVAA
- a CDS encoding response regulator, which codes for MNPQVLIVDDDPVVRDLLCKFLQSNGFDASVLHDGTHLQRRLERERPSVVVLDIMMPNTDGLRALTALRAAGDDIPVIFVTARGTVADRIVGLSLGADDYLTKPFDPRELLVRIQTVLRRRGPSTTSAPEARKRYRFGPFELDFATRSLTRDDAKLPLRDSEFALLKIFVNNPYKVLSRVLIHDLVHRDNLAFRDRSLDVPIWRLRRVIEDDPSNPCYVQTVRGKGYVFVPDASGTAFEEEAAPSA
- a CDS encoding response regulator; the protein is MNQTILIVDDDPVVRDLVSGYLHGRGFKVATLDNGLALQRRLQQERPALVVLDIMMPELDGISALRALRVAGDDIPVILLTARADTIDRVIGLELGADDYLGKPFEPSELVARIRTVLRRRGSIAPGAPEQRAPYHFGRFEVNFPARELRRDGERITLRSSEFAMLKIFVTHAMTVLTRAQLLEKLHGNSEAHRNRSLDVSIWRLRRLIEVDPSEPRYVQTVWGRGYVFVPDGEIGAAERGLAPSLG
- a CDS encoding DUF6726 family protein → MPLSRTPEHARRAVAWLVFGALLLSLGGCGAAALPCRVTAATLKVLPVVGHAAATPFDMCASAID